The Algoriphagus sp. TR-M9 genome has a window encoding:
- a CDS encoding SusC/RagA family TonB-linked outer membrane protein gives MEKLLPERENAWQHSKHFILSLLLLFSLLVSHDSFGQNVPVSGTVVDDTGFPLPGVNVVIKGTTNGTVTDLDGNYTLEVPEDAVLVFTFVGFETVETPINGRSTIDVTLGEDIGDLDEFVVVGYGIQRKSDLTGVISSVKSEDISRLPVSDVTQSLQGRVSGVQITQNSGAPGAGSTVRIRGVGTLNNSSPLYVVDGMLLDDINFLNPNDVESMEVLKDASATAIYGSRGANGVIIVTTKQGSFDTDTRISVDAYTGVQQVANQIDVVNAREFAQLANELEQNVGNEPIYNVNEYGEGTDWQDYIFRNAAINNFSIGANGGSAKSSFNLSANYFNQQGVVKESEYERLTIRLNNQYKLSEAVTFGHNLSFIYYNQQNEPGVIGNAYRAYPIFDPTQPDGSYTNTAPVGNAAAQFEYNSNNRTNNYRGVGNFFMDVKFLKNFTFRSNVGLDLAFQDSKSFTPVYFVSPTQQNPENSVNVENLRNRNILWENTLNYSKEWEDHRLNLLGGITTQDFYTETLGGGRRNLPGEDPSLWYLNAGELTTQTNSNSAGDWAMLSYLFRANYTFKNKFLFTGTFRRDGSSRFGKENRYGNFPSVALGYNIIEEAFLQDQSFLSNLKIRGSWGKIGNDKIAFYEGRPVVTGNQNAVFGTNEDLIYGATLTRLANPFIKWEETVTSNIGFEFGLFNEKLTGELDYYQRKTNDILVGVPIPAYVGSSNNPVVNAASVKNSGIDLTLNWRDSKGDFGYNFGIVASTVNNEVLDLGDGNEAIFGGAVGISGYLGSRTIVGQSIGHYYGYKTVGVFQNEADLSSIPKRGPEVAGDLIYQDTDGNGSVDNNDRVILGSPIPDLVYGFNFGFDYKGFDLRADFNGTLGNEIYNAKKQTRFNTYNFETSYLDRWTGEGSSNSEPRVTNGGHNYEVSDRFVEDGSFLRLRNIQIGYSFPEVALSKIKVQNFRVYLSGTNVFTWTKYSGYTPEIGGGSVIGTGYDSGLYPVARTFNVGISASF, from the coding sequence ATGGAAAAATTGCTACCTGAGAGGGAAAATGCATGGCAACATAGCAAGCATTTTATTTTATCCCTACTCCTCCTATTCTCCTTACTTGTCTCCCATGATTCCTTTGGACAAAATGTTCCAGTCAGCGGTACTGTTGTCGATGACACTGGATTTCCACTTCCAGGAGTGAATGTGGTGATTAAAGGAACTACCAATGGTACCGTCACTGATCTAGACGGTAACTATACATTAGAAGTCCCGGAAGATGCAGTACTTGTTTTTACTTTTGTAGGATTTGAAACAGTGGAAACCCCAATTAACGGGAGGTCCACTATTGATGTTACTCTTGGTGAAGATATCGGGGATCTGGATGAATTTGTAGTTGTGGGGTATGGGATACAGCGCAAGAGTGACCTGACTGGCGTCATATCCAGTGTAAAATCAGAGGATATTAGCAGGTTACCTGTTTCTGATGTGACTCAATCTCTCCAAGGTAGAGTCAGCGGTGTGCAGATCACCCAAAACTCTGGTGCACCGGGCGCAGGATCTACTGTTCGCATTAGAGGAGTCGGCACCTTGAATAATTCCTCTCCGCTCTATGTAGTCGATGGGATGCTACTGGACGACATCAATTTCCTGAACCCTAATGATGTGGAATCCATGGAAGTGCTTAAAGATGCTTCAGCAACGGCTATCTATGGTTCCAGAGGTGCAAATGGAGTAATCATCGTCACAACCAAGCAAGGTTCATTTGACACGGATACACGCATCAGCGTAGACGCCTACACCGGAGTGCAGCAGGTCGCCAATCAAATCGATGTAGTCAATGCCAGGGAATTCGCCCAGCTAGCCAACGAATTGGAACAAAATGTAGGAAACGAGCCCATTTATAATGTCAATGAGTATGGGGAAGGCACCGATTGGCAAGATTACATCTTCAGAAATGCGGCAATCAATAATTTTAGTATTGGAGCAAATGGAGGTTCAGCCAAGTCGAGCTTCAACCTAAGTGCAAACTATTTCAATCAACAAGGGGTAGTAAAAGAATCAGAATATGAGCGTTTGACCATCAGATTAAACAATCAGTACAAGCTGAGCGAAGCGGTGACTTTCGGTCACAACCTTTCCTTTATCTACTACAATCAGCAAAATGAACCGGGAGTAATTGGTAATGCCTATAGAGCTTATCCGATTTTTGACCCAACTCAGCCTGATGGAAGCTATACCAACACAGCACCGGTGGGAAACGCAGCGGCACAGTTTGAGTACAATTCAAATAACAGAACCAATAATTACCGTGGAGTGGGTAACTTCTTTATGGATGTGAAATTCCTGAAAAATTTCACCTTCCGTAGTAATGTAGGATTGGATCTGGCATTCCAGGATTCAAAGAGCTTTACTCCCGTATACTTCGTTTCTCCAACTCAGCAAAACCCAGAAAATTCTGTGAATGTAGAGAACCTGAGAAACAGAAATATTCTGTGGGAAAACACGCTGAATTACTCCAAGGAATGGGAAGATCATCGTTTGAATCTACTTGGAGGTATTACTACTCAGGATTTCTATACAGAAACTCTTGGAGGCGGAAGAAGGAATCTTCCAGGTGAAGACCCTTCACTTTGGTACTTGAATGCTGGTGAACTTACAACCCAAACTAACTCTAACTCTGCCGGTGACTGGGCAATGCTCTCTTATCTTTTCAGAGCAAATTACACCTTCAAAAACAAATTCCTTTTCACGGGTACTTTCAGAAGAGATGGCTCTAGCCGTTTTGGCAAGGAAAATAGATATGGAAATTTCCCATCTGTAGCACTTGGGTATAATATCATTGAAGAGGCTTTTCTGCAAGATCAATCTTTCCTTTCTAACCTAAAGATTCGCGGTAGCTGGGGTAAAATAGGTAATGATAAAATTGCTTTTTACGAAGGCAGACCTGTTGTGACCGGCAACCAAAATGCTGTTTTTGGAACAAATGAAGATTTGATCTACGGTGCCACGCTGACCAGATTAGCTAATCCATTTATCAAATGGGAGGAAACAGTGACCTCAAACATTGGATTTGAGTTTGGATTATTTAATGAGAAGCTTACAGGGGAACTGGATTATTACCAACGAAAAACTAATGATATTTTGGTTGGCGTACCGATTCCAGCCTATGTGGGTTCATCAAACAACCCTGTTGTCAATGCTGCAAGTGTCAAAAACTCCGGTATAGATTTGACTTTAAACTGGAGAGACTCAAAAGGAGATTTTGGCTATAACTTCGGCATCGTAGCTTCTACCGTGAACAATGAGGTATTGGATCTGGGAGACGGGAACGAAGCCATTTTCGGCGGAGCCGTAGGAATCAGTGGCTATTTGGGTTCAAGAACTATCGTAGGACAATCAATCGGTCATTACTATGGATATAAAACAGTAGGTGTATTCCAAAACGAAGCTGACTTATCATCCATTCCTAAGCGAGGTCCTGAAGTAGCTGGTGATTTGATCTATCAAGACACAGATGGTAATGGGTCAGTAGATAACAATGACCGTGTGATTTTAGGAAGCCCAATTCCTGATCTGGTTTACGGATTTAATTTCGGGTTTGACTACAAGGGATTTGATCTACGTGCTGACTTCAACGGTACTCTTGGTAATGAAATCTACAACGCTAAGAAGCAAACGCGTTTCAATACATACAATTTTGAAACAAGCTACTTGGACAGATGGACTGGCGAAGGCAGCAGCAATTCGGAGCCTAGAGTCACTAACGGTGGACACAACTACGAAGTCTCAGACAGATTTGTAGAAGATGGTTCTTTCCTCCGATTAAGAAATATTCAAATCGGATACAGCTTCCCGGAAGTTGCTTTGAGCAAGATCAAAGTGCAAAACTTCCGTGTTTACCTCTCAGGAACCAACGTGTTCACTTGGACGAAATACTCTGGATATACTCCTGAAATCGGAGGTGGATCAGTGATAGGAACAGGTTATGACAGTGGTCTTTACCCTGTAGCGAGAACTTTCAATGTCGGTATTTCAGCTAGCTTCTAA